Sequence from the Fulvivirga ligni genome:
ATAAAGGGCTGCCGGTTGTTACCAGCAGCCCTTTTTATTACAAATTCACATTATATTTTTAGCTTATTAATTTTTTCCAATCATGGAATCGAACATCAATTCTATTCTTGATGCATTCATAATTTTCCCATGAATCGTTCACATGATAAATTGATGGTAATTTTTTTACAAGCGTTTCATCATAATCATTTCTATATAGTCCACCACCATAATAATAGTAAGTAAACATATTTCCATATTTATTGAAAAGCTCATATCCCAGGTATCCATCCCAAATTTCACTCAGAATTGTACAAGATATTTCTCTTCTTTTGAATCTGAAAATCTGCATGTCAGCTTCTTCTTCAAAATACTCCGAATAAAGGTCGTTATCTATTACCCAACCCATGTACATTCCTATGTGTACATAGGCTTGTTCAATAGGAAGCGAGTCAGGAAAATTGCCTAAAAAGTGGGTTTTAGCATTGTCATAAATGGTTTTCTGAATATTCGCCTTCTTTTCGTTCGTCATGTGAAATTCGTATTTAAAAATGATAAATTTTTGAAATTTAAGTAAAATGGACCTTAATGAAAAAACAAATATCCAAAAAGTATAGCTGCTATTATTCCGGCCAAATCGGCTATTAAACCAGCAGTTATAGCATATCTTGTTTTTTTAATATTTACAGATCCAAAGTATACCGCAACGATGTAAAAAGTTGTCTCCGTTGCACCTCTTAATACGCTAGCAAGCTTCCCGGTAAACGAGTCTACCCCATAAGTATCAATAGTTTCTATCATCATACCCCTGGCAGCACCCCCACTTAGAGGCTTCATAAGTGCTGTGGGTAAGGCTCTTACGAAGTCAGTATTGATTCCTGTAAGACCAATTAAATATTCTATCCCACTCATTAAATAATCCATTGCTCCGCTAGCTCTGAACACTCCGATGGCTACCAATATGGCTACTAAATACGGTATGATTTTAATGGCAATTTGGAAGCCTTCTTTTGCGCCATCTATAAAGGTCTCATATAGATTAATTTTTTTTCGTAGACCTAGTGCTATGAAGCAAATGATTAAAGTAAATATAATAAAATTGCTGGCTACCGTAGAGATAGTGCTTATGCGTTCTTGAGGAAGGGTAGTGAAATAATATATAAGAATCCCTATAAGTGTAGAGAAACCTACAAGGTAGGCGAGGATGACTTTATCCAGCAGATTTATCTTCTGATATATTGCTACCGTGATTAGGCCAACCAAAGTAGATACAAATGTCGATAATAAGATAGGTAAAAATACATCTGTAGGATTAGATGCACCCATGACTGATCTATCTACCAAAATGGTAAGAGGAATGATGCTAAGACCCGAAGTATTCAATACTAAAAACATGATTTGAGCATTAGAGGCTACCTCCTGATCTTTATTTATGGTCTGCATCTCCTGCATAGCCTTAAGACCTAAAGGAGTGGCAGCATTATCTAAGCCAAGAATATTAGCAGAGAAATTCATGATAATAGATCCAATGGCTGGGTGGTTGGCTGGTATTTCTGGGAATAATCGTCTGAAGAAAGGGCCTACCAGTCTGGATAGAACATTCACCATGCCTCCTTTTTCTCCAATTTTCATTAAACCTAGCCATAAACTCATCACGCCTGTGAGGAATATTGATATTTCAAATCCGGTTTTAGCCATTTCAAAGGTGGAAGTGACAATGGAGGGGAATACTTCCATGTCTTGAAATACTATCAGTTTGATAAGTGCCACAACAAAGGCTATCAGAAAAAAGGCTACCCAAAGATAATTTAAAATCATACGGACTATCGGTTAGGATGCAAAGGTCTTAAATGGTAGGCATAATACAACTAATTGCTCAATATCTCAGATTGAATAACTGATTATTCAAATTTTCTAATCTTTTGACATGTGTAGCAGGTTACTTTAAATCTGTAGTTGGGTATAAACATTAGTATAAAATTAACGGATTTATTACATTGGATCATTTTTAGGCAAAACGCATTTATTCGAACCCAATTTGACTGCGTTTAATTTTTTAATTAAATGATGATAAAATTTAAATAATCTATTTTAATTATCCCTGATCATGAAAAATCTTTGTTTTTTGGTCCTATTTTTAGGATTTGGTATGAAGGGCATGTCGCAAGAGATGCCGGGAGGTATTGGTAGTGGCACAGGATCAGATGGCAAGCCGCATTTACAAATGTGGTACGAGGCTTCTGATATAGGGTTATCAAACAACTCTTCTGTTACATCTTGGGCAGATAAATCTGGAAATGGTAGAAATATTACTCAGGTAACAGCTGCCGCCAGACCTACAATGAAAACAGCCGCAGATGCTAACTATTCTTTCGACGCTGTTCGTTTCGATGGTACTGACGATTTCTTGAATATCGATGGAAGTGTAATCACTAACACTGATTATACTGTTGTTGCTGTTGCTGCGAGAAGGACAGGAGGAAGAAATGTAATTATGGGTGGAGCTACAGGCTCAACCAATCAAAACTTCCATCCCTATTTTAATTCAAGTACTTTAAATTTACATCACTGGGGAAATGATTATAACGTCGCTTACTCAGGAGGTGCCGGTTCTACGGCAAATGGAACTACGCCAAATTTTGGGGTTTTTGTATTTAATTTATCCAGTACAGGAAGAGAGATGTTCCAAAATGGAACTTCATTAGGTACTGATGGAAGTACTTCTCAATTAACATCTTATTCAGGTGCTGCTCTAGGAAGGATTGCTGCAATCAATGAATTTAGTGACCTTGATATCGCTGAGTTAATAGTCTACTCGGACGATTTAAATTTCGTAGAAATGGTTATTCTACAGAACTATTTGAGTTCTAAGTATGATATACCTATGGATGCGAATGATTTTTATGCTGGAGATACTCCTGGTAATGGTAATTATGATTATCAAGTAGCTGGTATTGGAGCAAATGGTGGACAAGAGTTAAGATCAAATAGCTCTTTGGATCTTACCATAGAGGTGGATGGAAATCCTACAGGATATGGTGTATTATTTGGTAATAATGGGGCTGCTAATGCGGTTTCTACTGCAAATTTAGGTTCAGGTGTGGCTCAAAGGTGGGCTCGTACATGGTATATAGATGAAATAGGGGCTGCTAACGTAAAAGTTGAGTTTGATTTTAGCGAACATTTCGGCAACTACCCATCAGGAGACCCTGATAATTATGTTTTACTAAGATGGTCTGGTTCTTCCTATGATATTGTTTCAATAGCAGCTGTAGATAAAAATGCTGTCGGCAGCAAAATTATATTCGATGTAGCTGATGCATCGCTTACTGACGGTATTTACACGCTGGGAACAGTAGACGCTACAGATAGTCCTGTAACTGGATCATCTAACCAAACCTGGTATAGTTATGCTTCTGGTAACTGGAGTAACCCAGCTACCTGGACCTTAGATGGAGGTGTTATTCCAGATCAAATACCTGCTGGAGGGGGAATACCTTCTTCAATAGATGATGTCGTTATCACTTCTGGCCGTACAGTAACTATGGATTTGGATGATGTAACTGTAGGGAGTGTTGAAGTAGTAGGGGAGCTGGATTTAGGAACTACACATGGCCATGACTTTAATACGATTACTGGTTCAGGAACTATACATTTCGCGGGATACAATCCTGGCGGTGGAGTAGTAGATAATTTCCCTGCTGGTGAAACTACTCAATTTGCGGATAGTCTCGCCGGTGGTACTGTAAGAATTTACGGTACAGGCCTCTCATTAAACCAAAATAGAACTTTTAATGATGTAATTGTTGATCTAAATTCTACATCAAACATTGCCATATTAACTTCTAATTATAGAATCAATGGAGACTTATCACTTGAGGACGGTGTATTCCAGATCAATGATAATTCTTCCACTACAGTAAGAAGCTTAGATATTTACCATAATTTCGATATCAGAAGTTCTGCTTCAGTAAGGGTTGGTACAGGTAATACTGCATCAGGTTACTCTATTCCAGGTGCAATGCCAGCTGCTGGAGCTTATCACGGTATTTATCATCAAATTAATATTTATGGAGACTTCAATAACTCTGGTTCAGCAAGATTCTCCAACCTAAGTGATCCTGTTTATAATCAGTTTACCTCTACCGGAGGTGCTACGGTAACTTTCAAAGGCCGTGAAAATAAAACAGCCTATCTTAATGGTGTAACAGATTTCTACAATCTGGTTGTAGATAAAGGTACAGACCAGACATATACCTTAGAGATTAATTCTACAAATGCTTCAAACTTTAGATTGTTAGGTGCCAACAATGTGGGAAGATACATATATGCACCTTATTCAGAAGCTAATCCTGAAGTGAGAAAAGCTCTTTTCATTAAAAATGGAACGTTAAAGCTTACTGGTAGAGTAAACATTCCATCATTATCTGAGGGTAGTGAGGCAGGCGGAAATGGTGATTACGCCATTGGCGCTAATGGATATTTGTGGATTGATGGAACGAACGTAAGTGTATACAGCACGGCTAGCGATGCTTCTCAGTCTCCAGGTTCCACAGGTGTAAACACAGGATCGGGTAATCAGGCTTTATCAGTATATGGTAAGTTTAGAATTAGTAACGGATTTTTTGGAACACGAAACAGTGCAGGTCTTATTTTCTGGACTGCTGTAAGTGGCGAGGTTCAGGTAGATGGTGGAACGGTAAACGTTTCTCAGCTCAGAACTGCCAATGGTGGCACTGGAGAAAATTCATACATCCAAACTGGTGGAAATGTTTATGTAAGAGGTAGTTCCACAGAGCCTGGAGAAGTTGCTGGTGAATATGCATTGTTCAGTATGCACTTATCAGAAAGTGTTTTCAGAATGACTGGAGGTAATCTTTACGTGTCAGGTGCCAGAGGTCTATCTGATCAAACAGGCAATGCCTCAGGTCAGTATCATGGCGGTGGCCTTATAATAAATTCTGACGAAGGAAAATATGAGGTAACGGGTGGTACTATTCACCTAATTAACAACACAAACGATAATTTTATAATCTCATCAAGAGTTCCTCTTTGGAATGTTGAAATGAGTAAAACAGGTGGTTCTGCCACGCAAATAGATATGCAGGTAGCTACCGCAGGTGGTGGTGGAGCAGGAGAATATAGTACTGTAGATGATCCTATTCTTCGAGTGCTTAACGATTTAACTATTGGCTCAGGAGTAGAGTTTGACCATAACGGATTTAACGTTGAGGTAGGTAGTGATTTTACTGTAGCGAATGGAGGTTCATACCTTTATGATGGTAATAAACATAATACGCTTACTATTAATGGTACAGATAATTCATTAATGTCTCTTTTGAATATTGATGGTGGAGGTAATCCGGGTGAGCAGCAGGTTTTCTATAATTTAATTATTGATAAGCCACACAATAAAACTGTAAGTCTTGCATCTGGTAAAACAGGTAGCGAATATAATGGCTTCCAAAATAACTTATTCAGAGTAAACGGAGAGGCTTTTAAGGTTTTAGGAGGAACGCTGGATCAAGGAAGGCATAGTATCTTGGCTAACTGTGATACATTGGTAAATTATGATGTATTAACAGTTTATAACAGAGCAACTGCAAGTACCGATGCTAATTTCAATGGTAATAATGATCAGTTGAAAATGGCTTCAAATCAGGGGACTCCTACAAATATTGTGGTGATAACAGCTGATACAGCGGTTATCGGTAACCTGAAATATTACATGCAAGATTATATTGTTGATATCAACAGTGATCTGCATGTTCAATATCTTGAATATTCTAATGGTAGACTTAATATTCAGGATAATAATCTGAAAATCGATTATTTTGATGAATCTAAGTCATTTACCAGAGGAGCTCCTTCGGTTAGTGATATGATTGTAACTAACGGAGAGGATTCTGATGGCGGTATTTCTCTATATATAAGTGGGAATAATACTTACAAATATCACTTTGGTTTAGGTTTAACGAATTCTGAGCCTACTTCAAGATATACTCCGGGCACAGTTAACATCAGTGATTTTGTTGATGATGGATATATTACTATTAGACCTGTTGATCAAGTACTTGGAACTACAGTAGATAGTGGAGATATACTTTCTTATTACTGGAAAGTTGATTACACTGGTTTTAGCACTCTTCCTACAGTTACATATACTTTCAAATATTATGATAATGATCTTGATGGATCAGGTAATGAAGGCAACTTTGTAGCGGGTAAAGTATTAGATGTAGTACCATTTA
This genomic interval carries:
- a CDS encoding DUF7832 domain-containing protein — translated: MTNEKKANIQKTIYDNAKTHFLGNFPDSLPIEQAYVHIGMYMGWVIDNDLYSEYFEEEADMQIFRFKRREISCTILSEIWDGYLGYELFNKYGNMFTYYYYGGGLYRNDYDETLVKKLPSIYHVNDSWENYECIKNRIDVRFHDWKKLIS
- a CDS encoding nucleoside recognition domain-containing protein, encoding MILNYLWVAFFLIAFVVALIKLIVFQDMEVFPSIVTSTFEMAKTGFEISIFLTGVMSLWLGLMKIGEKGGMVNVLSRLVGPFFRRLFPEIPANHPAIGSIIMNFSANILGLDNAATPLGLKAMQEMQTINKDQEVASNAQIMFLVLNTSGLSIIPLTILVDRSVMGASNPTDVFLPILLSTFVSTLVGLITVAIYQKINLLDKVILAYLVGFSTLIGILIYYFTTLPQERISTISTVASNFIIFTLIICFIALGLRKKINLYETFIDGAKEGFQIAIKIIPYLVAILVAIGVFRASGAMDYLMSGIEYLIGLTGINTDFVRALPTALMKPLSGGAARGMMIETIDTYGVDSFTGKLASVLRGATETTFYIVAVYFGSVNIKKTRYAITAGLIADLAGIIAAILFGYLFFH